In Virgibacillus sp. NKC19-16, a single genomic region encodes these proteins:
- a CDS encoding cytochrome d ubiquinol oxidase subunit II: MSYEIVGLAVLWIFLYGYLIVASVDFGAGFFAYYAKVTKKDHIINQLISRYLSPVWEVTNVFFVFFFVGVVGFFPDTAYYYGSALLVPASIAIILLAIRGSFYAFENYGSKKSNVYMFLYGATGLLIPASLSVALTLSEGGFIVEENGVVSLQYMELFTSPLAWSIVGLAIVSVLFISSTFLTFYASYANDKPALKLVRNYALFWSTPTIIAGLTTFIFLSQHNERHFQNMMDLWWMLGLSVGFFMIAMWLLYQGKRYGLAFISVMLQFFFAFFAYGIGHYPYILDPYITIADGATHPSMGIALIVAFIGGLLLLIPSLILLMRLFLFDADYVKGKK; the protein is encoded by the coding sequence GTCTTGCAGTGTTATGGATCTTTCTATATGGATACCTGATCGTAGCTTCTGTTGACTTTGGCGCGGGATTCTTTGCCTATTATGCAAAAGTCACGAAAAAAGATCACATTATTAATCAGTTGATATCCAGGTATTTATCGCCGGTGTGGGAAGTGACCAACGTATTCTTCGTGTTCTTCTTCGTTGGTGTGGTAGGATTTTTCCCGGACACAGCTTATTATTATGGTAGTGCATTGTTGGTTCCTGCCAGTATTGCAATCATATTGCTGGCGATACGAGGATCGTTCTACGCATTTGAAAATTATGGCTCAAAGAAAAGTAATGTGTATATGTTCTTGTATGGTGCAACCGGGTTATTAATACCTGCATCATTATCCGTCGCTTTAACATTATCAGAAGGCGGGTTTATTGTTGAAGAAAATGGGGTCGTTTCATTGCAGTATATGGAACTATTTACAAGCCCACTGGCATGGAGTATTGTCGGCTTAGCTATTGTATCGGTACTGTTTATCAGTAGTACATTTCTGACATTCTATGCTTCCTATGCAAATGATAAACCTGCATTGAAGCTTGTTCGGAATTATGCATTGTTCTGGAGTACGCCAACGATAATTGCTGGGCTGACAACATTTATTTTCTTAAGTCAGCATAATGAAAGGCATTTTCAAAACATGATGGATCTATGGTGGATGTTGGGCTTATCTGTAGGGTTCTTCATGATTGCCATGTGGCTGCTTTATCAAGGGAAACGTTATGGGCTGGCATTTATTAGTGTAATGCTACAATTCTTCTTTGCCTTCTTTGCATACGGAATAGGTCATTATCCGTATATCTTGGACCCGTATATCACCATTGCAGATGGTGCAACACATCCATCCATGGGAATTGCCTTGATTGTAGCGTTTATTGGTGGCCTTCTTTTATTAATACCTTCTCT